The Alnus glutinosa chromosome 1, dhAlnGlut1.1, whole genome shotgun sequence region TTCTTGTATTTGCAGCTAATAGGATACTGATGTAGGACAAGAATTCCATCTTGTTTTCGAGATGCTCTTATTACCGAGTGGGCTCGTCTTGATATCGGGATTGTTAACAAACAGGCTTGTTCAAGAACAATCTTACCATCAAACAAAGAAGTTTACTGAAGGGTTATTAGCAAGTCGGGACGAAAAGGTTTTATCATCGGAACCAAACATTAGGTTCCGATGAGTAAACTAATTTAAGCGGGACATTTTGTATCGTCGGCACCAAATGGACATGAGGATAACTAATATCTAGCGGTGGAAGTATAAAAGGAAAAGGCTATCGGCTGAGTCGATGAAAAATGAGAAACGACCGACGGGCATGAGTGGGAAATTACAGGCGGGACTTTTAGTACCGCtgagaattaattaattggtctatgatgtggGGATAAGATTGATTCTTTTACATCCATAACagatatcatattaatataccAAATCAAGAAGATTTAAGCAAGAAATGAAAGGGTCAACTACTAGATGTCgttcaagaaggaaagaagaaactaTTGACGGATTGTGATTTGGAAGATATTTTGCATAATAACTTTTCCTAAATTTCCTGATTCTCCTTCTAGAGGATTCTCATATTTAGATTGACGTTATCGTCAAGAATTAtcttagttattatattttcctttCGTTTATTTCCTTTCTTAGAAGATTTTATTCTTTAGTAGCCTTATGATCTTTCTATATTTCGGCTTATGTAGCCACCAAGAatttccattgttttttttttttttttggttttatttccaTTCCTAAAATATGTTATCATTTTGtagttttagggtttcattataAATTATGAGCAATTGTAATGGAATAAACAGTTCAGTTTTtgccatcaataatattatcaattttctcTATCAACGTGTGCGTTGATTTTGTGTATTAAGAACACAATTTTTCTTTCACGTTTATCGTTTATCGCTTCTCTCTACGTCAGATACCCTCAAATCTGTGATATCagtcacttttttttaaactaaactCTTTTCTCTGTGAAAAATCATATCATAGGATCCTTCTTGATGTGCTTTGACTAAGTTGGTAAATTCATTcaatatttaatcattaattattttcaagTTCATTGATAgcattttgtattgttttgccAAAGTGAGTCTGAGTTTACTGTACTGCATTGGCCTTTTGCAGCTCCTGAAGTTGTTCCAAGTGGAGTTCAAGTACGTGTTGCCAACCTTCCTAAGAAAAAGAACATCCAAAGGGATTTGAAATCAGCTTTCCTAGGGGTCCCTGGTATACTTAATATAATCCCTGCAGTTTCTGGGAACAAGAAGACTAGGGATCCTGTCTGTAAGGGTTTTGCGTTTGTTGTTTTCAAGTCTGAGGAGTATGCAACtaggtattttattttttcctgaaAAGAATTATACAGAACAATAAGTTGTTCATTTACCTGATGTGACACTATTCCATACTGTACATTGCATCCGATTGGCATGGAAGGACTTCTCTGTTAATGCAAAGAGATCCAATTTTTCTTACTTTGATAGTAtgatatttattaaaaacaatactCCTCTTATGGCAGGTTCATACAGATGTTTTCTAGACAAAGTATTATGTTTGGTAAAATTCAGAAGCAGATAAAATGTGAGATTATGGATTCACAGTCTCCAAACCCTGCTCATGTACAATCAACAGACATTCCCTATACTGTTTCCCATTTAGCAGTTCTGGACTTGGAAGGGGACAGAAACAGAGATTCCAACATGGATGATTCTTCTCTGAATTCATGGGAGGAGAACAACTCTGATGAATCTGATGTTCTAGATACTGAGCTCATTAGAGCAGATGTAGAAGACATCAGCGAGAACCTGGAATCGATCAGCGTATTGAAAGTAATGGGTGATGATAGTATGGAAGCCAAGGCAGATTCTTTAACTCATTCATTCTCCCCAAAGAAAGAGGGAACTTGGGCACCTGAGAAGGAGCTACTTGCTGAAGGAAAAGGAGACAAGGTTCCTGAAAAAAAGCTACATGTGAAAGTGAAAGGCGAAAATGTTCTTGAGAAAAAGCCACGTGCAAAAGAAAAGAGGGAGAAGGTTCTGAAGTTGGGTGTTCCAGGGTCTGCAAAGAGGTACTTACCTGTGCTGTGCATTTTGTTGTTGACATGATCTTcctgttttgttttattttttattttctgtaattatACAATTTTCTGTTGATCATGATGCAGGTTAAAGATCAAGGAGAAGGCTGTACTAGCTGATGTTTTCTCTAAATATGGAGTACAAGCTGCTTTGGCTTCACAGGAAGGGAGCTAATCAGTTTACTGTAaatcatttgaaatttgataaGATGAGACCATTACTACAAATATGGAATGGAAATGACATATGCATGAAGAAATTATGGTCCCCATGAATTTTTTGTTGGTGCTTTTCATCTGGGTCAGATGATAATTGATAATTGATCAGAGAACCTGTTCTGCGACCTCAGATGATGTAAATTTCCAATTCTGGGCACTTTTGATCCAGCATGAAGCAATACTTTCACTTTTGTGTGAACATTGTCTTCTTGAACTTCACATTATTTTCTGGATTGTGGCCAAGTTTTTATACTCCAAATGAGGTTTCTGTGCCCTTCTTGGTTTATGTAACTTATTCCATCTGAATGGTCAGGACTCATTCTTGTTTTAAGTTTATTAGTGGTGGTTGAAAATGATCTTTTGGGCCTGGCCTAATAAGATCATCCAAACTAGAGGGTAGTGATATTGCCTCTGAAAAGGCCAACATATAAGTGAAATTCGTGTATAGGCTGGACCAGCAAAATTGTTTTACTGCTCACAACCCTCTGGACTAAAAAATTTGGAAGATTCTATGGAAGGGAGTAAGtataggttttttttaaaaaaatttattattattattattatttttgaattacCACTTTTCACAGGTTACTTAACAAAAATCAACATAACCATCTCCACCTTAGCCAGTTCACCCACATTAGTATCACAGGATGggttaaaataatattaaactcAAGCTCTAACTTAGGTCTTCATCCTTTAGAAATTAGGACAAGAATTTATCtccatttaaaatgaaatagaTAGTATTCATTCATATCAtaatttaaagttaatgcaCTGTTTGTGTACatgattttatattaattttttaaaagacgtgtcaatgttgattttatatatacagtgaaatgcacaattttaaatcatgatgatgaaataaaaatgatcatattcctaaaaattggaatttatttatttattttttttgttcttttttggcAATCATAATATTAATGTAGGACTCAGTTTGgatgctaaaaaaataaagctagCATTAGCATCATCAAATTAGGACCACTTGGGTCAAGTATACTTGAGACCAACCCGTTCCCGTTACCGCTACCGCGAAAACCCACCCAAAACCCTTAAACCAATAACACCCCTCTGTATCTCCGGTGTAGGCGTTAAGGGCGAGAGCTTCATCACTTCCCCGCAGTTTGATCACAGTGATCAATTGGTACGTTAAAATACGTCAGGCATTGTCTATTTTGTGTCTTCTTTGACTATTGCCCAGCAATTCATTTTCGTTAATTAGGGTTTTTGCTCCTTCTCATTAAGCTCCTGTGTACCTATTTTTATGCTACTTTTGGTTGCTTAGCAATAAACAAGTAGACATTCTGAAGAAAAAGGAATTAGGTTAATCATgttgttttcaaaaatttatttttccttagTTTCAGGGTTTGATAGaaataagactttttttttttttttttgagttacatttttttatttttttggaagaatgTTTTAATAGCAAGCAATTTACTTTCAGAAATCGAGACAACCTGGGAAGTTTACTCTGTGATGAACTGCTTGTGGCATGTGTCTTCATATACTGCAGCTATAGTTAGAAGGACTAGTCATTTTGTTGCGAGGAGTTCTTTGTATGGATGTGCTAATTCCTCATGGAAAATAAACTTCGACTACACTGGTATTAGGGCAATCTATTTAGAACCTGTGCTGACAAGGTTTCATGTTCGGAGCTATTCGTCTCGAAGGGTTAGCAAAAGCACGTCTCGGTTACGGAAGTTAGATTCCGAGCCGGTGATGGAACAAGAGAAGGATGCGTTCTTTGTTGTGCGGAAAGGGGATATTGTCGGTGTTTATAAGAGCCTGACTGATTGTCAGGCTCAAGTTGGATCTTCAGTAATTCCTTTCGCCCTATAATTTACTGCTTTATAATGTAATTTCGTTTCTAAATTTGCAGATTTTCTTATTAATTGGCTCCTTTTAGTGATCTATACGATGTTTTTGAGACTTATTTGGGactatattcaaaataaatGGTGTGGATTTCAAAATtagtaataataaatatagGAACATTAGTAATTGAGAAAATTCACAACATTAGAAACTTTATGTTATGATGTTGAATGATCTAGAGACAGTTGCTGCCACATATCAAGTCTGTATTATTCATGCATAACAATACACATAAATCTGTTAGTAATATGGATAATCGTGCTTTCCTATTCAACTCTTGTATGAAAGTAGATATTATTTCTCATATACTTTATAGTGTTGATAA contains the following coding sequences:
- the LOC133867135 gene encoding uncharacterized protein LOC133867135 — translated: MLSTGVFPPPCNSKSLLARQCTTTTSLSVPPKTHLSLVPNTFSTGSLYAVFCKNHSFISSLPQFQQTHLAFRVFYQRQGCGLGVRALNKRGTGDVGHMEMDGFDDDDELDDNDDDDDDEGEVVDEDEMLLPFEKMNQWLKNKPRGFGEGKVFDTSIEDKLLEEMEQSMQAQAANVNKLKNDPIPPTSMKNGPKKIAPEVVPSGVQVRVANLPKKKNIQRDLKSAFLGVPGILNIIPAVSGNKKTRDPVCKGFAFVVFKSEEYATRFIQMFSRQSIMFGKIQKQIKCEIMDSQSPNPAHVQSTDIPYTVSHLAVLDLEGDRNRDSNMDDSSLNSWEENNSDESDVLDTELIRADVEDISENLESISVLKVMGDDSMEAKADSLTHSFSPKKEGTWAPEKELLAEGKGDKVPEKKLHVKVKGENVLEKKPRAKEKREKVLKLGVPGSAKRLKIKEKAVLADVFSKYGVQAALASQEGS